CGCCCTAGTATCGTAATTTTTCGAGTATTGTTTTCTTGGACGATTGCGACTACAGTTGGCTATGTTTTTAGTATTCAAACAGACGTGCGCTTCCTGCTGCAAGATTCCTTTGCCAAAAAATTAAAGCCAGTTAATTATGAGCGCCCAGAAACAGCTCAATTAATATCGCCGTTGTTGCAGTCTGGTAGTTTTATAATTGAACAAGGTCAATCTTTACCTTTGGCAAGTTATTGGTCAACAACGGTAGATAAGAAACAAACATCAGATTTAAAATCTAAATTGCCACTTTTTTTAAATAACGTACTACAAGAATTTAGTGAACTGGGTGGAATGTTAGTTTTTGGTAGTGCGATCGCGGCAATTATTCAAGTTTTTGTCCCTCGCGAACTGGTTTTAAGTCTTGGTCAAGATACGATAACTTCTATTTTGGCAATGATGTTGTTGGCAGCAATTGTTTCTATTTGTTCGACAGTTGATTCTTTTTTTGCCTTGTCTTTTGCTTCTACCTTTACTAGTAGTTCTTTATTAGCTTTTTTAGTATTTGGTCCTACTATAGACATCAAGAGTATTGGTTTGATGGCATCAATTTTTAAACCGAAGATAATTGTTTATATTCTGACGCTAATTGCTCAATTAACTTTTATTTTTACTTTAGCCTACAGTTACTTTTTCTAACATGGTTAATTGGTACTGTGCCGACGGTAATGACTCAGAAATATTGTTATACATAATGATTCCAGATAAGCCAATAAGATCTAATTCT
Above is a genomic segment from Coleofasciculaceae cyanobacterium containing:
- a CDS encoding permease, coding for MNQLHNAFTLFLSLLVEAMPFLLLGVLLSSSLLFLVNEKQLIARLPKNPFLGAVVGSCVGFLFPVCECGNVPVARRLLLTGVSPSVAISFLLAAPTINPIVIWSTWVAFGDRPSIVIFRVLFSWTIATTVGYVFSIQTDVRFLLQDSFAKKLKPVNYERPETAQLISPLLQSGSFIIEQGQSLPLASYWSTTVDKKQTSDLKSKLPLFLNNVLQEFSELGGMLVFGSAIAAIIQVFVPRELVLSLGQDTITSILAMMLLAAIVSICSTVDSFFALSFASTFTSSSLLAFLVFGPTIDIKSIGLMASIFKPKIIVYILTLIAQLTFIFTLAYSYFF